In the genome of Fusobacterium necrogenes, one region contains:
- the rpe gene encoding ribulose-phosphate 3-epimerase — protein sequence MSNIKIAPSILSADFSKLGEEIMAIDKAGANYIHIDVMDGNFVPNLTFGPPVIKAIRDKTNLTFDVHLMIDKPERYIEEFVKAGADIIVVHAESTIHLHRVIQQIKSFGKKVGVSLNPATPIDILKYIINDLDMVLVMSVNPGFGGQKFIESTLQKIKDVRALNETIDIQVDGGITDKTIGKCIEAGANIFVAGSYVFSGNYKERIENLKRG from the coding sequence ATGAGTAATATAAAGATTGCTCCTTCAATATTATCAGCAGACTTTAGTAAGTTAGGCGAAGAGATTATGGCTATAGATAAAGCTGGAGCTAACTACATACATATAGATGTGATGGATGGTAATTTCGTCCCTAACCTTACTTTTGGTCCTCCAGTCATAAAAGCTATCAGAGATAAAACTAACTTGACTTTTGATGTTCATTTGATGATAGATAAACCTGAGAGATATATAGAAGAATTTGTTAAAGCTGGAGCTGATATCATTGTAGTTCATGCTGAATCTACTATACATTTACATAGAGTTATCCAGCAGATTAAATCTTTTGGAAAAAAAGTAGGTGTTTCGTTAAACCCAGCTACTCCTATTGATATTTTAAAATATATTATCAATGACTTAGATATGGTTTTAGTTATGAGTGTAAATCCTGGATTTGGAGGGCAAAAATTTATAGAAAGTACTTTGCAAAAAATTAAAGATGTAAGGGCTTTAAACGAAACTATAGATATACAGGTGGATGGTGGTATAACCGATAAAACAATAGGAAAATGTATAGAAGCTGGAGCTAATATCTTTGTAGCTGGTTCTTATGTGTTTTCTGGTAATTATAAAGAAAGAATTGAAAATTTAAAGAGAGGTTAA